ATGACACCGCGCCTGCAGGAGATGTGTGAGCGCCATCTCGGCGCACCGCCCGTCGTCGTGGACGCCCGTACAAGCCTCCCGATCCGGCTCGACGTCGAGGAGCCCCTGTCGGTCGGTGCGGACCGCATCGCCAATACCCTCGCCGCCGCACGCCTCTACAGGCGCGACACCATTGCCGTCGACCTGGGCACCGCCACCACCTTCGACTGCATCACCGCAGATGGCGTCTTTGCCGGCGGCGTGATTGCCCCGGGCGTTACCACCGGCGCCGAGACCCTCGTCCGGCGGACCGCACGGCTCCCGCGCATCGAGCTCGAGGCGGAGCCCGCTGCCGTCATCGGCCGGCGCACCGAGACGGCGCTGCAAAGCGGCATCTTCTACGGCGCCGTCGATTCGATCGACGGCATCGTCCGCCGCATCCGCGAGGAGTGGCGACGCCCCGACGCCCTCGTCGTGGCGACCGGCGGGCTCGCACCCATGCTCGGACCTCACTGCCGGACCGTCGACCGCATCGAGCCCTACCTGACCCTCTTCGGGCTCCACTTCGCGTGGCGTCACGTGACCGAGGCTCGGCGGCCCCGCCCTGTCCGGCGCGGGCGCCGGCGCTGACAGGGCGTCCCGCGCGGCTCGAGGGCCATGCCGGCAGGGCAGGATCGCTCCCCGGCGGGACAGTCTCTGCCGCCGCCTTGCCAGCCCGGCAGACTCGGTCTGCCACACCGACAAATCCAGGCGGTACAGGGTTGGCACCGGGCCGGGCCGCGCGCAGCGGGCGTGCTTGACAGGGTCGAGCGGCCCGCTACCTTTGCGCCCGCGTGTTAGCACTCACCGAGTGCGAGTGCTAACGAGCAACCCAGGAACAACCCAGGAGGAGGAAGCAGCATGGCCACTGCAGCTGCGACGCAGATCCAGCCGCTGGCGGACCGCGTGGTCGTCAAGGCGCTGGAGGAGACCGAGCAGATGCGCGGCGGTCTCTACATCCCGGACACCGCGAAGGAGAAGCCCCAGCAGGGCGAGGTGGTGGCGGTCGGCCCCGGCAAGGTGGGCGACGACGGCAAGCGGATCGATCCGGAAGTGAAGGTCGGCGACAGGGTGCTGTACGGGAAGTACAGCGGCACAGAGGTGACGGTCGGGGACGAGCAGTACCTGATCCTGCGCGAGTCGGACGTACTCGCGGTCATCAAGTAACCGCGACTACAAAGAGAGACGGAGGGAAGCAGCCATGGCTGCCAAGGAACTGCAGTTCGATACGGATGCGCGTGCAGCGCTGAAGCGCGGCGTCGATCAGCTGGCGCAGGCGGTGAAGGTCACGCTGGGGCCGAAGGGCCGCAACGTGGTGATCGATCGGAAGTTCGGTGCACCGACGGTGACCAAGGACGGGGTCACGGTCGCCAAGGAAGTCGAGCTTTCGGACCCGATCGAGAACATGGGCGCCCAGATGGTCAAGGAAGTTGCGACCAAGACGAGCGACCTGGCGGGTGACGGCACGACGACGGCGACGGTGCTGGCGCAGGCGATCTTCCGCGAGGGGCTGAAGAACGTGACGGCCGGCGCGAACCCGATGGCGATCAAGCGCGGCATCGACAAGGCGGTCGAGACGGTGGTCGCCGAGCTGAAGGCGCTGTCGACGCCGACCAAGGGCAAGAAGGAGATTGCGCAGGTCGGCACGATCTCGGCGAACAACGACGAGGAGATCGGCAACCTGATCTCCGACGCGATGGAGAAGGTCGGCAAGGACGGCGTGATCACGGTCGAGGAGGCGCGCGGCCTGGAGACCACGCTGGAGACGGTCGAGGGGATGCAGTTCGACCGCGGCTACCTGTCGCCGTACTTCGTGACGGATCCGGAGCGGATGGAGGCCGTGCTCGAGGATGCGATCGTGCTGATCCACGACAAGAAGATCAGCTCGATGAAGGACCTGCTCCCGGTGCTGGAGAAGGTTGCGCAGATGGGCAAGCCGCTGCTGATCATCGCCGAGGACGTCGAGGGCGAGGCGCTCGCCACGCTGGTGGTGAACAAGCTGCGCGGCACGCTGCGCGTGTGCGCGGTCAAGGCGCCGGGCTTCG
Above is a window of Longimicrobiales bacterium DNA encoding:
- the groES gene encoding co-chaperone GroES; the protein is MATAAATQIQPLADRVVVKALEETEQMRGGLYIPDTAKEKPQQGEVVAVGPGKVGDDGKRIDPEVKVGDRVLYGKYSGTEVTVGDEQYLILRESDVLAVIK
- a CDS encoding type III pantothenate kinase, with the protein product MILTFDVGNTETVLGLFDEDTLADHWRIATHAERTVDELGLLVRNLIRESGFPADAVSGAAIASVVPPMTPRLQEMCERHLGAPPVVVDARTSLPIRLDVEEPLSVGADRIANTLAAARLYRRDTIAVDLGTATTFDCITADGVFAGGVIAPGVTTGAETLVRRTARLPRIELEAEPAAVIGRRTETALQSGIFYGAVDSIDGIVRRIREEWRRPDALVVATGGLAPMLGPHCRTVDRIEPYLTLFGLHFAWRHVTEARRPRPVRRGRRR
- the groL gene encoding chaperonin GroEL (60 kDa chaperone family; promotes refolding of misfolded polypeptides especially under stressful conditions; forms two stacked rings of heptamers to form a barrel-shaped 14mer; ends can be capped by GroES; misfolded proteins enter the barrel where they are refolded when GroES binds) produces the protein MAAKELQFDTDARAALKRGVDQLAQAVKVTLGPKGRNVVIDRKFGAPTVTKDGVTVAKEVELSDPIENMGAQMVKEVATKTSDLAGDGTTTATVLAQAIFREGLKNVTAGANPMAIKRGIDKAVETVVAELKALSTPTKGKKEIAQVGTISANNDEEIGNLISDAMEKVGKDGVITVEEARGLETTLETVEGMQFDRGYLSPYFVTDPERMEAVLEDAIVLIHDKKISSMKDLLPVLEKVAQMGKPLLIIAEDVEGEALATLVVNKLRGTLRVCAVKAPGFGDRRKAMLQDIAILTGGQVISEEVGFKLENATLNDLGKAKRIVVDKDNTTVVDGAGSADQIKGRIEEIRVAIDKSTSDYDREKLQERLAKLAGGVAVINVGAATETEMKEKKARVEDALHATRAAVEEGIVPGGGVALLRVQPKLDNLKIEDEDEQIGVSIIRRALEEPIRQIAENAGAEGSIIVDKVRNEKNANFGYNARTEKYEDLVEAGVIDPTKVTRTALQNAASIASLLLTTECVVVEKPEEEKAAPAMPGGGMGGMY